A stretch of the Sulfuritortus calidifontis genome encodes the following:
- the gltB gene encoding glutamate synthase large subunit — MADRQGWLEGTLYSPNFEQDSCGFGLIAQLDDKATHWLVQTAISSLACMTHRGAVAADGKSGDGCGLLFKKPDSFLRAVAAEAGFKLTERYAAGLVFLNRDAALAKRARDLLNAELKAEGLIVAGFRNVPTDESALGEYAKKSLPVIEQLFVNCPDSIDAEIFERKLYIARRKVEKAVAGDDKTFYIPTLSARVISYKGLVMPAYLPVFYPDLNDERFASSLAVFHQRFSTNTWPEWRLAQPFRYLAHNGEINTVQGNRNWARAREQKFESPLIPNMADVRPMVGTNGSDSMSFDNMLEGLLMGGSSLFRSMRLMVPPAWQNVTNMDPDLRAFYEYNSMHMEPWDGPAGIVMTDGRYGVCMLDRNGLRPARYVITKDRYVTIASEIGVWGYSPDQVVAKGRVRPGQMVAADLKTGKFLLPEDIDQQLKSAHPYRDWLKQYATRLELGPEQDADCPQLDTPSLKTQQKLFNVSFEELDQVVRVLAEDGQEAIGSMGDDTPMAVLSQKVRSPFDYLRQQFAQVTNPPIDPIREAIVMSLNTVFGRERNLFEQTADHAHRLEVASPVLSHDKFVAITTQADPAYAAVTFELNYDPSATNLKAALSTLAGDAVAAVKSGKVVVVLSDRKITKDRLPIPMLFAVGAVHHALTDAGLRCDANIVAETGSARDPHQVAALIGYGATAVYPYLAYQSIAEMVRSGEVKLPLYKALANYRKGIDKGLYKVMSKMGISAIASYRGAQLFEVVGMHEEVVDMCLKGTTSRISGANFADFEQDLKKLARAAFNPMRMIPAGGLLKFMHGEEYHAYNPDVVQTLQKAVQTGSYEAYQEYAALVNNRPVAMLRDLMKVKEAAQPISVDEVEPIEAILKRFDSAGMSLGALSPEAHEALAEGMNRIGGRSNSGEGGEDPARYGTLKMSKIKQVASGRFGVTPHYLVNAEVLQIKIAQGAKPGEGGQLPGGKVTELIARLRCTKPGISLISPPPHHDIYSIEDLAQLIFDLKQVNPQALVSVKLVAEPGVGTIAAGVAKAYADLITISGYDGGTGASPLTSVKYAGTPFELGVSEAQQVLRANGLRGRVRVQADGGLKTGLDVIKAGILGAESFGFGTGPMVALGCKYLRICHLNNCATGVATQDETLRKKHFIGLPDMIVNYFTFVARETREWMAKLGIKRFEDLIGRTDLLELLEGESDKQHKLKLDLLLSQGSIPAEEPRFCVEKSNPSFDKGELAEQMVKDAIEGIKAKRPQKLEYAVRNVNRSIGARLSGEIAKAHGADGLPDDCLHIKLNGSAGQSFGVWNHKGLTLEIEGDANDYVGKGMAGGRLIVYPPKGSAFESHRAAIVGNTCLYGATGGELFAAGTAGERFGVRNSGAHAVVEGAGDHCCEYMTGGSIVVLGEVGLNLGAGMTGGFALVFDEQAQLANRYNNELVDINRINDEKTGEFRAFLKGRLEKHLLHTGSARARWMLENFDDVVNRFWLVKPKALTLDSLLKD, encoded by the coding sequence ATGGCAGATCGACAAGGTTGGCTTGAGGGCACGCTTTATAGCCCTAACTTCGAGCAGGACAGTTGCGGCTTCGGTTTGATTGCGCAACTCGATGACAAGGCCACGCATTGGCTGGTGCAAACGGCGATTTCCTCGCTGGCCTGCATGACCCACCGCGGCGCCGTTGCCGCCGACGGCAAGTCGGGCGACGGTTGCGGTCTGCTGTTCAAGAAACCGGATTCCTTCCTGCGCGCCGTGGCCGCCGAGGCCGGCTTCAAGCTGACCGAGCGTTATGCCGCCGGCCTGGTCTTCCTCAACCGCGACGCGGCGCTGGCCAAGCGCGCACGCGATCTGCTGAATGCCGAACTCAAGGCCGAGGGCCTGATCGTGGCCGGCTTCCGCAACGTGCCGACCGATGAGTCAGCCCTGGGCGAATATGCCAAGAAGTCGCTGCCGGTGATCGAGCAATTGTTCGTCAACTGCCCGGACAGCATCGATGCCGAGATCTTCGAGCGCAAGCTCTACATCGCGCGGCGCAAGGTGGAAAAGGCGGTTGCCGGCGACGACAAGACCTTCTACATCCCGACCCTGTCGGCCCGGGTGATCTCCTACAAGGGCCTGGTCATGCCGGCCTATCTGCCGGTGTTCTACCCGGACCTGAACGACGAGCGCTTCGCTTCCTCGCTGGCCGTGTTCCATCAGCGCTTCTCGACCAACACCTGGCCCGAGTGGCGCCTGGCCCAGCCCTTCCGCTACCTCGCCCACAACGGCGAGATCAACACCGTGCAGGGCAACCGCAACTGGGCCCGCGCCCGCGAGCAGAAGTTCGAGTCGCCCTTGATCCCGAACATGGCCGACGTGCGGCCCATGGTCGGCACCAACGGCTCCGATTCGATGAGCTTCGACAATATGCTGGAAGGCCTGCTCATGGGCGGCTCCAGCCTGTTCCGTTCCATGCGCCTGATGGTGCCGCCGGCCTGGCAGAACGTGACCAACATGGACCCGGACCTGCGCGCCTTCTACGAATACAACTCCATGCACATGGAGCCGTGGGACGGTCCGGCCGGCATCGTCATGACCGACGGCCGCTACGGCGTCTGCATGCTCGACCGCAACGGCCTGCGCCCGGCCCGCTACGTCATCACCAAGGACCGCTACGTCACCATCGCCTCCGAGATCGGCGTCTGGGGCTACAGCCCGGACCAGGTCGTGGCCAAGGGCCGGGTGCGTCCGGGCCAGATGGTCGCGGCCGACCTTAAGACCGGCAAGTTCCTGCTGCCCGAAGACATCGATCAGCAACTGAAGAGCGCCCATCCCTACCGTGACTGGCTCAAGCAATATGCCACCCGCCTGGAACTGGGGCCCGAGCAGGACGCCGACTGCCCGCAGCTCGACACACCCAGCCTGAAGACCCAGCAGAAACTGTTCAACGTCAGCTTCGAGGAACTGGACCAGGTGGTGCGCGTGCTGGCCGAGGACGGCCAGGAGGCGATCGGCTCCATGGGCGACGACACGCCCATGGCGGTGCTGTCGCAGAAGGTGCGCTCGCCCTTCGACTACCTGCGCCAGCAATTTGCCCAGGTCACCAACCCGCCGATCGACCCGATCCGCGAGGCCATCGTGATGTCGCTCAACACCGTGTTTGGCCGCGAGCGCAATCTGTTCGAGCAGACCGCCGACCACGCCCACCGGCTGGAAGTCGCCTCGCCGGTGCTGTCGCACGACAAGTTCGTCGCCATCACCACCCAGGCCGATCCCGCCTACGCTGCAGTCACGTTCGAGTTGAACTACGACCCGAGCGCGACCAACCTCAAGGCCGCGCTCTCGACGCTGGCCGGCGACGCCGTCGCCGCGGTGAAATCCGGCAAGGTCGTGGTCGTGCTGTCCGACCGCAAGATCACCAAGGATCGCCTGCCCATCCCGATGTTGTTCGCCGTCGGCGCCGTGCACCATGCCCTGACCGATGCCGGCCTGCGCTGCGACGCCAACATCGTGGCCGAGACCGGCAGCGCGCGCGACCCGCACCAGGTCGCCGCCCTGATCGGTTATGGCGCCACCGCCGTCTATCCCTACCTGGCCTACCAGAGCATCGCCGAGATGGTGCGCTCGGGCGAGGTCAAGCTGCCGCTGTACAAGGCCCTGGCCAACTACCGCAAGGGCATCGACAAGGGCCTGTACAAGGTGATGTCCAAGATGGGCATCTCCGCCATCGCCAGCTATCGCGGCGCCCAGCTGTTCGAGGTGGTCGGCATGCACGAAGAGGTGGTCGACATGTGCCTCAAGGGCACCACCTCGCGCATCTCCGGCGCCAACTTCGCCGACTTCGAGCAGGATCTGAAAAAGCTCGCCCGTGCCGCCTTCAACCCGATGCGCATGATCCCGGCCGGCGGCCTGCTCAAGTTCATGCACGGCGAGGAGTACCACGCCTACAACCCGGACGTGGTGCAGACCCTGCAAAAGGCGGTGCAGACCGGTTCCTACGAGGCCTATCAGGAATACGCCGCGCTGGTGAACAACCGGCCGGTGGCCATGCTGCGCGACCTGATGAAGGTGAAGGAGGCGGCCCAACCCATCTCGGTCGACGAGGTCGAGCCGATCGAGGCGATCCTCAAGCGCTTCGACTCCGCCGGCATGTCGCTCGGCGCGCTGTCGCCCGAGGCGCACGAGGCCCTGGCCGAGGGCATGAACCGCATCGGCGGCCGGTCCAACTCCGGCGAGGGCGGCGAAGACCCGGCCCGCTATGGCACGCTCAAGATGTCCAAGATCAAGCAGGTCGCCTCCGGTCGCTTCGGCGTCACCCCGCACTATCTGGTCAACGCCGAGGTGCTGCAGATCAAGATCGCCCAGGGCGCCAAGCCGGGCGAGGGCGGCCAGCTGCCCGGCGGCAAGGTGACCGAACTGATCGCCCGCCTGCGCTGCACCAAGCCCGGCATCTCGCTGATCTCGCCGCCACCGCACCACGACATCTATTCGATCGAGGACCTGGCTCAGCTGATCTTCGACCTGAAGCAGGTCAACCCGCAGGCCCTGGTCTCGGTCAAGCTGGTGGCCGAGCCCGGCGTCGGCACCATCGCCGCCGGCGTGGCCAAGGCCTATGCCGACCTCATCACCATCTCCGGTTACGACGGCGGCACCGGCGCCAGCCCGCTGACCTCGGTCAAGTACGCCGGCACCCCGTTCGAGCTGGGCGTGTCCGAGGCCCAGCAGGTGCTGCGCGCCAACGGCCTGCGCGGCCGGGTGCGAGTGCAGGCCGACGGCGGCCTGAAGACCGGCCTGGACGTGATCAAGGCAGGCATCCTCGGTGCCGAGTCCTTCGGTTTCGGCACCGGCCCCATGGTCGCCCTGGGCTGCAAGTACCTGCGCATCTGCCACCTGAACAACTGCGCCACGGGTGTCGCCACCCAGGATGAGACCCTGCGCAAGAAGCACTTCATCGGTCTGCCCGACATGATCGTGAACTACTTCACCTTCGTCGCGCGCGAGACCCGCGAGTGGATGGCCAAGCTCGGCATCAAGCGGTTCGAGGACCTGATCGGCCGCACCGATCTGCTCGAACTGCTGGAAGGCGAGAGCGACAAGCAGCACAAGCTCAAGCTCGACCTGCTGCTCTCCCAAGGTTCCATCCCGGCCGAGGAGCCGCGCTTCTGCGTCGAGAAATCCAACCCCTCGTTCGACAAGGGCGAACTGGCGGAGCAGATGGTCAAAGACGCCATCGAGGGCATCAAGGCCAAGCGGCCGCAGAAGCTGGAATACGCCGTGCGCAACGTCAACCGCTCGATCGGCGCCCGGCTCTCGGGCGAGATCGCCAAGGCCCACGGCGCCGACGGCCTGCCCGACGATTGCCTGCACATCAAACTGAACGGTTCGGCCGGCCAGAGCTTCGGCGTCTGGAACCACAAGGGCCTGACCCTGGAGATCGAGGGCGATGCCAACGACTACGTCGGCAAGGGCATGGCCGGCGGCCGCCTGATCGTCTATCCGCCCAAGGGTTCGGCCTTCGAATCGCACCGCGCGGCCATCGTCGGCAACACCTGCCTCTACGGCGCCACCGGCGGCGAGCTGTTCGCCGCGGGCACCGCCGGCGAGCGCTTCGGCGTGCGCAACTCCGGTGCCCATGCCGTGGTCGAAGGGGCAGGCGATCACTGCTGCGAATACATGACCGGCGGTTCCATCGTGGTGCTGGGCGAGGTCGGCCTCAACCTGGGTGCCGGCATGACCGGCGGCTTCGCCCTGGTGTTCGACGAGCAGGCGCAACTGGCCAACCGCTACAACAACGAGCTGGTCGACATCAACCGGATCAACGACGAGAAGACCGGCGAGTTCCGCGCCTTCCTCAAGGGCCGTCTGGAGAAGCACCTGCTGCACACCGGCAGCGCCCGCGCCCGTTGGATGTTGGAAAACTTCGACGATGTGGTGAACCGCTTCTGGCTGGTCAAGCCGAAGGCGCTGACCCTCGACAGCTTGCTCAAGGACTAA
- a CDS encoding PD-(D/E)XK nuclease family protein, which yields MPTAAYVSAVREFLEFEAGRAPDFSALTVLVPHYAAAQGFLAGLKTALAGRVVLPPRLLTLPALAVGVPGRAAAEPDSRRLVEIYSFLRRTGRLQERQLWPAAVELAGLMRELSDNQLALPADYAEFRSRLEAAYRRRLNATLGFEARLAHELWYALQQGGRPDSGRDYAERLACLAERAALPLYHLPLPGLSAMEQGFLERYAVRQPVRGLALPLAYPERQAVLDAAWVGGEAAAAAIGPLTDDLVLYGAASLEAVAVAAELQIRRWLAEGHEAIGIVALDRVAARRLRARLERHDILVQDETGWTFSTAAVSHVLDRWFGLLQDDCYYRDLLDFLKSPFVFADLAPKVLPAAVAELELALRRAGVVEGWGRFQQLARQANLAGVEPLLERMQAARRLFTGQRLPLAEWQQRLLRAFEQLGVRRALEADWAGGQLLALLRRLQGELQGDAAPYRFAEWRRWLMLQLDQATFVDARVESPVRFTHLRAARLREFNAVLILGADAGHLPETVSPGLFNQAVRRELGLPGQAERESELQAALADVIGRTPRVAATWQAERDGEPLALSPWLETLDLYHRACFGVSLKRSPPALVEPAAETALSAAEVPAPLADRLPERVTVSGWQSLVDCPYRFYARHLLGLNELDEVAEEMDKREYGTLIHAALAKFHEDHPVLADFDRATLAADLAGAVEEAFAEAGLTSYLAEAWRLRWQRRQAAYLDWALAWERAGHRFAKAEAKTALAVGVGDAEIRLEGRLDRLDRAADGLAVLDYKTQSKASLSAKLKRPGEDVQLPCYAWLTEAVEAGFVTLDEDKVTVLAWQEGLAEAAAAEAARFQAVFAALAGGAALPAQGAGPVCDRCEMRGLCRRDHWAGQ from the coding sequence ATGCCGACCGCTGCCTATGTCTCCGCCGTCCGCGAGTTTCTCGAATTCGAGGCAGGGCGGGCGCCCGACTTCTCCGCGCTGACCGTGCTGGTGCCGCACTACGCGGCGGCCCAGGGGTTTCTCGCCGGGCTCAAGACGGCCCTGGCCGGCCGCGTCGTCCTGCCGCCCCGCTTGTTGACCCTGCCGGCGCTGGCCGTCGGCGTGCCCGGCCGTGCTGCGGCCGAGCCGGACAGCCGGCGCCTGGTCGAGATCTACAGTTTCCTCCGCCGTACCGGCCGCCTGCAGGAGCGGCAGCTCTGGCCGGCCGCCGTCGAACTGGCTGGCTTGATGCGGGAGTTGAGCGACAACCAGCTTGCCCTGCCCGCCGACTATGCCGAATTCCGCAGCCGGCTGGAGGCGGCCTATCGGCGCCGGCTCAACGCGACCCTGGGTTTCGAGGCCCGACTGGCGCATGAGCTTTGGTATGCCTTGCAGCAAGGCGGCCGGCCAGACAGTGGTCGCGATTATGCGGAGCGCCTGGCCTGTCTGGCCGAGCGCGCCGCGCTGCCGCTCTACCACTTGCCTCTGCCCGGCCTCTCGGCCATGGAGCAGGGTTTTCTCGAACGCTATGCGGTGCGGCAGCCGGTGCGCGGACTTGCCCTGCCCCTGGCCTATCCGGAACGGCAGGCCGTGCTCGATGCGGCCTGGGTAGGGGGTGAGGCGGCGGCTGCGGCCATCGGCCCGCTGACGGATGACCTGGTCCTCTATGGGGCGGCCAGCCTGGAGGCGGTGGCGGTGGCGGCCGAACTGCAGATTCGTCGCTGGCTGGCCGAGGGCCATGAGGCGATCGGCATCGTCGCCCTCGACCGGGTGGCGGCCCGTCGCCTGCGCGCCCGATTGGAGCGTCATGACATCCTGGTCCAGGACGAGACCGGCTGGACCTTTTCCACCGCGGCGGTGAGCCATGTGCTCGACCGCTGGTTCGGTCTGCTCCAGGACGACTGCTATTACCGCGACCTGCTGGATTTCCTGAAGTCGCCCTTTGTCTTCGCCGACCTGGCGCCAAAGGTCCTGCCGGCGGCCGTGGCCGAACTGGAGCTGGCCCTGCGCCGGGCCGGGGTGGTCGAGGGTTGGGGGCGTTTCCAGCAACTGGCGAGGCAGGCGAATTTGGCCGGGGTCGAACCCCTGCTCGAGCGCATGCAGGCGGCGCGCCGCTTGTTCACCGGCCAGCGCCTGCCCCTGGCCGAATGGCAGCAGCGCCTGCTACGGGCCTTCGAGCAGCTCGGCGTGCGTCGGGCGCTCGAGGCGGACTGGGCCGGCGGCCAACTGCTCGCCCTGCTGCGGCGGTTGCAAGGCGAGCTTCAGGGAGATGCCGCGCCCTATCGCTTCGCCGAATGGCGGCGTTGGCTGATGCTGCAGCTGGACCAGGCCACCTTCGTCGATGCCCGGGTCGAAAGTCCGGTCCGCTTCACCCATTTGCGCGCCGCGCGGCTGCGTGAATTTAATGCCGTGCTGATCCTGGGTGCCGATGCCGGCCACCTGCCGGAGACGGTATCGCCCGGCCTGTTCAACCAGGCGGTGCGCCGGGAGCTCGGCCTGCCCGGCCAGGCCGAGCGGGAGTCGGAGCTGCAGGCTGCGCTGGCCGATGTGATCGGCCGCACGCCGCGGGTGGCGGCGACCTGGCAGGCCGAGCGCGACGGCGAGCCGCTGGCGCTGAGCCCCTGGCTGGAGACGCTCGATCTCTATCATCGCGCCTGCTTCGGGGTGAGCTTGAAGCGCTCGCCCCCGGCCCTGGTCGAGCCGGCCGCCGAGACGGCGTTGTCTGCGGCCGAGGTTCCGGCCCCTCTTGCCGATCGCCTGCCCGAGCGGGTGACCGTCAGCGGCTGGCAGAGCCTGGTCGATTGCCCTTACCGCTTCTATGCCCGGCACCTCTTGGGCCTGAACGAGCTGGACGAGGTGGCGGAGGAAATGGATAAGCGGGAATATGGCACCTTGATCCACGCCGCTTTGGCGAAGTTCCACGAAGATCACCCCGTGTTGGCCGATTTCGATCGGGCGACCCTGGCGGCCGACCTGGCCGGCGCCGTGGAAGAGGCCTTCGCCGAGGCCGGGCTGACGTCGTATCTGGCCGAGGCCTGGCGTCTGCGCTGGCAGCGGCGGCAGGCGGCCTATCTCGACTGGGCCCTGGCCTGGGAGCGGGCCGGTCACCGCTTTGCCAAGGCCGAGGCCAAGACGGCACTGGCGGTGGGGGTTGGCGACGCGGAGATTCGACTGGAGGGCCGGCTGGATCGGCTCGACCGCGCCGCGGACGGGCTGGCCGTGCTCGATTACAAGACGCAATCCAAGGCCAGCCTCAGCGCGAAGCTCAAACGGCCGGGCGAGGATGTGCAACTGCCTTGCTATGCCTGGTTGACCGAGGCGGTCGAGGCCGGCTTCGTCACCCTCGACGAGGACAAGGTGACGGTTCTGGCCTGGCAGGAGGGGCTGGCCGAGGCGGCCGCGGCCGAGGCCGCCCGCTTCCAGGCGGTGTTCGCCGCCCTGGCCGGGGGTGCTGCCCTGCCGGCCCAGGGCGCCGGCCCGGTCTGCGACCGCTGCGAGATGCGCGGCCTGTGCCGGCGCGACCATTGGGCGGGCCAATAA
- the grxD gene encoding Grx4 family monothiol glutaredoxin yields MSIQDVIHEQVTSHPVVLYMKGTPQFPQCGFSATAAQILKACGVGDFYSVNVLENQEIREGIKQYANWPTIPQLYIKGQFVGGADIMREMFQSGELQKLLAAAQ; encoded by the coding sequence ATGAGCATCCAAGACGTCATCCACGAACAAGTCACCAGCCACCCGGTCGTGCTCTACATGAAAGGCACGCCGCAATTCCCGCAGTGCGGCTTCTCGGCCACCGCGGCCCAGATCCTCAAGGCCTGCGGCGTCGGCGATTTCTATTCGGTCAACGTGCTGGAGAATCAGGAGATTCGCGAAGGCATCAAGCAGTACGCCAACTGGCCGACCATCCCCCAGCTCTACATCAAGGGCCAGTTCGTCGGCGGCGCCGACATCATGCGCGAGATGTTCCAGTCAGGCGAACTGCAGAAACTGCTGGCCGCCGCACAATAA
- a CDS encoding methyl-accepting chemotaxis protein, whose protein sequence is MAYMQGILGEIEGIAKQTNLLALNASIEAARAGEAGRGFAVVADEVRNLSLRTNQFSHEIRDRMAQVENSLAGAHEAIYAVASTDMNFALQSKQTVQDTLHHVEAMSSNTADAAERIHRHADEVATLVNDAVTALQFQDMTSQLLAHTLGRIHTIQEMALSADEAVRNVGNPEAFHNARNRAYEALERNRARLNPVSQGSMDSGEVELF, encoded by the coding sequence GTGGCCTATATGCAGGGCATCCTGGGCGAGATCGAGGGCATCGCCAAGCAGACCAACCTGCTCGCGCTAAACGCCTCGATCGAGGCGGCGCGGGCCGGCGAGGCAGGCCGCGGCTTCGCCGTGGTGGCCGACGAGGTGCGCAACCTGTCCCTGCGCACCAACCAGTTCAGCCACGAGATCCGCGACCGCATGGCCCAGGTCGAAAACTCCCTGGCCGGCGCGCACGAGGCCATCTATGCCGTCGCCTCGACCGACATGAACTTCGCCCTGCAGTCGAAACAGACCGTGCAGGACACCCTGCACCATGTCGAGGCGATGAGCTCGAACACCGCAGACGCGGCCGAACGGATCCACCGGCATGCCGATGAGGTCGCCACCTTGGTCAACGATGCCGTCACCGCCCTGCAGTTCCAGGACATGACCAGCCAGCTGCTCGCCCATACCCTGGGCCGCATCCACACCATTCAGGAAATGGCCCTGAGTGCCGATGAAGCTGTACGCAACGTCGGCAATCCCGAGGCCTTCCACAACGCCCGCAACCGCGCCTACGAAGCCCTGGAGCGCAATCGCGCCCGGCTCAACCCGGTCAGCCAGGGCAGCATGGACTCGGGCGAGGTCGAACTGTTCTAA
- a CDS encoding IS1595 family transposase, translating into MKKCPGCGYSRLYQLADGRHKCKRCGHRFRWRSAWSASRLSDATKHELLRRFVWGVPVYRQRFGALASAPAIERFYRLVRACMAWAEEFREPFAGAVECDETTFGGARHGKRGWGAVGKVIVFGIVKRNGQVKAMPIAAHSRAEVMRHIQAHTREGALYYTDEWQAYATLKLRGEHVVIRKEKGKPVGRDHINGIEGFWSYAKNWLYPYRGVPRKYFHLYLGEVCYRFNHRTDDLKPLLVKLLKTTSIQDISPKLVQIR; encoded by the coding sequence ATGAAGAAATGCCCTGGTTGTGGCTACAGTCGACTGTATCAGTTGGCTGATGGCCGCCACAAATGCAAACGCTGCGGCCATCGCTTTCGCTGGCGTAGCGCGTGGTCGGCCAGCCGGCTGAGCGACGCCACCAAGCACGAACTGCTGCGTCGCTTCGTTTGGGGCGTGCCGGTTTACCGGCAGCGCTTCGGCGCCTTGGCCAGTGCGCCGGCGATCGAACGCTTTTACCGGCTGGTGCGTGCTTGCATGGCGTGGGCGGAGGAGTTCCGAGAACCCTTTGCCGGGGCGGTCGAATGCGACGAGACCACATTTGGCGGGGCTCGGCACGGCAAACGGGGCTGGGGTGCGGTCGGCAAAGTGATCGTGTTTGGCATCGTCAAGCGCAACGGCCAAGTCAAGGCGATGCCGATCGCGGCTCACAGCCGGGCAGAGGTGATGCGCCACATCCAGGCCCATACCCGGGAGGGCGCGTTGTACTACACCGACGAGTGGCAAGCTTACGCGACACTGAAGCTGCGGGGTGAGCACGTGGTGATCCGCAAGGAGAAAGGCAAGCCGGTGGGGCGGGACCATATCAACGGCATCGAGGGCTTCTGGAGCTATGCCAAGAACTGGTTGTATCCTTACCGGGGAGTGCCTCGCAAATACTTCCATCTTTACCTTGGGGAAGTTTGTTACCGTTTCAACCACCGGACTGATGACCTGAAACCCTTGCTGGTCAAGCTTCTCAAGACCACCAGCATCCAGGATATCAGCCCAAAATTGGTCCAGATTCGTTAG
- a CDS encoding response regulator, translating to MGKVVLTVDDSASIRQMVSFTLKSAGYEVVEAVDGEDGLNKAKTKAADLVLTDQNMPKMDGITLIKTLRGLPQYKSTPILVLTTESSDAMKTAGRSAGATGWLVKPFDPQKLLDVVKKVIG from the coding sequence ATGGGCAAAGTCGTACTGACCGTTGACGATTCCGCATCCATTCGCCAGATGGTGTCGTTCACGCTGAAAAGCGCCGGCTACGAAGTGGTCGAGGCCGTCGACGGCGAGGACGGCCTGAACAAGGCCAAAACCAAGGCCGCCGACCTGGTGCTGACCGACCAGAACATGCCGAAGATGGACGGCATCACCCTGATCAAGACCCTGCGCGGCCTGCCCCAGTACAAATCGACGCCCATCCTGGTGCTGACCACCGAGTCGTCCGACGCCATGAAAACGGCCGGCCGTTCGGCCGGCGCCACCGGCTGGCTGGTCAAGCCCTTCGACCCGCAAAAGCTGCTGGACGTCGTGAAAAAAGTGATCGGCTGA